CACGGGTGGAAGCATAATAGAGCTATCGGATTCGGAAATACGCGAGGCCACAAAAAGGCTTGTGAGGCAAGGCGTGGTGGCGGAGCCAGCCTCAGCCGCCTCAATAGCTGCGATCTCTCACTTAAACCTCGATAAGGATGATGTGATATGCTGCACAATAACGGGAAACGGGATGAAGTATCCGAGGATATTAATGGAGATGCTCTCGACATCCACGCGGTGAGGCGCCCTCCACAGCGTTTCCAGCCTAGTAATTAGAAGGAAAGGTTCAAATTCTTCCTCATCCAGCATCTAATAGGTGAGTAATGAATTGCCCTATTATTGCCTGGAATGTGGAGGGGACCTGACATACGATCCGGTTTTGAGGCAGTACACCTGTAGAAGCTGCGGTTTAACTTTTACACTGCCGCAGCTATTGGAGGCTAGAGATAGATTTAACGAGCCTGAGGAGGATGTGCGTAAGAGGCGCCAGAAAGAATATTTGAGATGGTGGCTATCCAAGAAGTAACTAAGCTGATCCGCGACCTTAGGGAAGGATGGAGCTGCTCAGTCACCCGGGTTTCAATTCACCTTTCAACCTCTAGCCTGCTCTTCACGGCAGCCCTCTTTAAAATAACTTTTAAGATGGTTATTAGGTTTTCCATATTCATTTATTGAGGTAAGGTTTGGATGCTTCAAGGGAAGAGCGGCCTTGAACGTCACCTTCATCCTCGGAATGGCCGGCACTGGTAAATCATCGCTTACAGGCGCCCTCAGGGACTGGCTTAGACTTAGAGAAATCAACGTCTTAGCGTTAAACCTGGATCCAGGCGCCCTATCCCTGCCATACGACCCAGATGTGGATGTGAGGTCGATGATAAACGTATACCAGTTGATGGAGAAGTATCAGCTCGGCCCGAATGGGGCCCTAATCATGGCTGCGGATCTAATAGCGGATCACCTCGAAGAGGTAGTGGCGATCGTAGAGGAGTTAGAGCCCGAATTCCTCCTAGTGGACACGCCTGGACAGATAGAGTTATTCGCTTTCAGGGAGAGCGGCCCATTCATAGTTAACAATATGCCCGGTGAGAAAGCCGTAGTGTATCTGTTAGATGCCCCGTTCTCGAGGAACCCGCTGAACTTCGTATCAAACCTATTCTTGGCCGTTGCAGTATATCATAGGCTGCTGAAACCACAGATCTACGCTTTATCCAAGAGCGACATGATAACCCAGAGCGAGGTGGAGAAGATGATATCCTGGACGCTGGACTTCGAGGAGTTATCCCACGACTTGGAATCTAAAGCCCCAGCCCAATCTCTGGTGATGCGTGAGCTTGCAGAGGCTCTGGAGAGAACCGGGCTAATAACTGAACCCATCCCCACCAGCTCAAAGAACATGGAGGGCTTCACCGAGCTCTCGGCAGCCATAACTAGGGTGCTTGCCAGGGGGGAAGAAGCTTCGAATTAAGCTTTTAAACCGGGTAGCCAGCTCTTAAGATGAGAATAAGTTGAGGGGGAGAGGCCCGGTGATATGAAGCGGAACACCCATCTCAAAATCGATGTTCATCCGATTACAAGGACTCTGATAGGAGAGATCCCAGCCAGATGTCGATCGGGGAAAGTGAGAACGGCTTAGATATCGATAGATTATACGAGGAGATCTCCCATCTCAAGTCTGAGAGGGAACGCCTATCAAGCCAAGTAGAGCAACTGTTGAACGAGAGGAATAAATATAATGAAGAGTTCAAGAGGGGAAAGGATGTCGTAAAGGAGCTGAAGCAGAAGAGAGATGCGATCAACGCCGAGGTTCAAGAGCTCAAACAGCAGAGGGATAACGCTAGGAGGGAGGCATCGATTAAACGCCAGGAGATTAAAGAGATAACCGGCCAACTTTCACAGATAAAGCTGAATCCCAGGGGGAGGAGCCGAGACACCGCGGCGGAGCTTGAACGTCTGGAATGGAAGGTTCAAACAACGAGCATGACGCCGGAGGAGGAGCGGCTTCTAATCTCGAGGATAGCTGAGCTCGAGAGGAGACTCCAGCTGCAGCAGAAAGTGGAGGGATTAAAGGCGCGCCTCAAGGAGTTAAGGAGGATCGTAAGGGAATTGGACGGGAGGGGCGATTCCCTCCATGAGAGGTTGATGAAGGCGGTGGAGGAGAGCGAAAGATACCATCGGGAGATGATGAAGCTTGTGGAGGAGTCTTCAGTCATAAAAGTGAAGGCCGACGAAGCCCATAGGAGATTTCTAGAAGCCAAAAATGCCTTAAAAACCG
This region of Candidatus Bathyarchaeota archaeon genomic DNA includes:
- a CDS encoding ATP/GTP-binding protein, which gives rise to MNVTFILGMAGTGKSSLTGALRDWLRLREINVLALNLDPGALSLPYDPDVDVRSMINVYQLMEKYQLGPNGALIMAADLIADHLEEVVAIVEELEPEFLLVDTPGQIELFAFRESGPFIVNNMPGEKAVVYLLDAPFSRNPLNFVSNLFLAVAVYHRLLKPQIYALSKSDMITQSEVEKMISWTLDFEELSHDLESKAPAQSLVMRELAEALERTGLITEPIPTSSKNMEGFTELSAAITRVLARGEEASN